TCACCACCACAGCAATCGTGGACATTCCGCAACTTGTGCGCCAAACAGTCAGGGATATCGGATATACCGACGCTGCCATGGGTTTTGATGCCGACACCTGCGCGGTAATGGTTACTTTGGACAAGCAATCACCCGACATTTCCATGGGAGTCACCGCAGGTGAAGGATTGTTCAGCGAACAGGGGGCAGGCGATCAGGGCCTTATGTTCGGATTTGCATGCACTGAGACACCTGAATATATGCCCATGGCGATCAGTTATGCGCATCAGTTGACCGAACGGCTCTCTCTGGTCCGTAAAGATCGTACCCTTTCTTTCCTCAGACCCGATGGAAAATCCCAGGTCACAATAGAATACAAGAACGGGAAACCGACCCGTGTCGATACGATCGTCGTCGCGGCTCAGCACACTCCCGATGTGACATACGATCAGATCAAAGAAGGCATAATCGAGGAAGTAATCAAGAAAGTTATCCCTGCGGATCTTCTCGACAACACCCGGTATCTCATCAATGCCACAGGAAGATTTGTCGTGGGCGGCCCGCTGGGAGACTGCGGACTCACGGGACGTAAAATCATTGTGGATACGTACGGCGGATACGGAGCCCACGGCGGCGGAGCATTCTCCGGGAAAGATCCGTCCAAAGTGGATCGATCTGCATCGTATATGGCCCGCTACGTGGCAAAGAATGTGGTTGCTGCCGGTCTGGCGGAAAAGTGCCTGTTGCAGGTAGCGTACGCCATCGGGTACCCGGAACCGGTTTCCCTCATGGTAAACTCGTATGGAACCGGAAAAATCGGAGACCAGAAGATTGCTCAAGCAGTTTCGAAGGTATTCAGTTTCAAACCGGCCGCAATCATCGAATACCTCGATCTGTTGAGACCGATTTATTTCAAAACATCTGCCCACGGTCATTTCGGTCGCGAAGATCCGGATTTCACCTGGGAACGTACTGATAAAGTTCAGGAACTCAAGGAAGCGGCGGGCGTATAATGCATGCCGGTCCCGGCGACCGGCCGCACTGTGCTGCGCTCCGGTTGAAACTGACATAAGGAGAGTATATGGAATACGATGTAAAAGACCTGTCCCTGGCCGGATCGGGAAAATTGAGGATCGAATGGGCTGAGCGGAGCATGCCGGTCCTGAGAATGATTCGGGAGCGATTCGAGCGGGAAAAACCTCTTGC
The sequence above is a segment of the Desulfomonile tiedjei DSM 6799 genome. Coding sequences within it:
- the metK gene encoding methionine adenosyltransferase; translation: MGMGSYLFSSESVTEGHPDKVADRISDTVLDAMLARDPKSRVACETLVTTGLALVAGEITTTAIVDIPQLVRQTVRDIGYTDAAMGFDADTCAVMVTLDKQSPDISMGVTAGEGLFSEQGAGDQGLMFGFACTETPEYMPMAISYAHQLTERLSLVRKDRTLSFLRPDGKSQVTIEYKNGKPTRVDTIVVAAQHTPDVTYDQIKEGIIEEVIKKVIPADLLDNTRYLINATGRFVVGGPLGDCGLTGRKIIVDTYGGYGAHGGGAFSGKDPSKVDRSASYMARYVAKNVVAAGLAEKCLLQVAYAIGYPEPVSLMVNSYGTGKIGDQKIAQAVSKVFSFKPAAIIEYLDLLRPIYFKTSAHGHFGREDPDFTWERTDKVQELKEAAGV